In the Mytilus galloprovincialis chromosome 10, xbMytGall1.hap1.1, whole genome shotgun sequence genome, one interval contains:
- the LOC143049486 gene encoding uncharacterized protein LOC143049486 has protein sequence MYLSLTPLTCPSSVKFVCGEDGNSYRNSCFARRANTRIECNKKCPCKSSCTSSCSNTYQPVCDRDGKTFFNECYARCAFATVKCQNRCPCETSCISFCKDTYKPVCGSDGTTYNNECLARCA, from the exons ATGTATCTTTCATTAA ctCCATTAACATGTCCATCATCGGTGAAATTTGTTTGCGGAGAAGATGGCAACTCATACCGTAATTCCTGCTTTGCAAGAAGAGC AAATACAAGAATAGAGTGTAATAAGAAATGCCCCTGTAAATCATCATGTACATCATCATGTTCAAATACTTACCAACCAGTTTGTGATAGAGATGGGAAAACTTTTTTTAACGAATGCTATGCAAGATGTGC ATTTGCTACAGTGAAATGCCAAAATCGATGTCCATGCGAGACATCTTGTATATCCTTTTGTAAAGACACTTATAAACCAGTGTGTGGAAGCGACGGAACAACCTACAACAACGAATGTTTGGCTAGATGTGCGTAA